A region of the Coriobacteriia bacterium genome:
CTCGAGGATCTCCACCGCGTCGCGGCCGTCGACGGCCTCCAGGTAGACCCGCACCCGCTCGCGGCGCGAGGTGGGCACGTTCTTGCCGACGTAGTCCGCGCGTATCGGCAGCTCGCGGTGGCCGCGGTCCACGAGCACTGCGAGCTGCACGGAGTCCGGCCGCCCGTAGTCCATGATGGCGTCCATGGCCGCGCGGATCGTGCGGCCGGTGAAGAGTACGTCGTCCACCAGCACGACGTCGCGGCCCTCCACGTCGAACGGGATGTCGGTGCGACGGACCTCGGGGTTGCGGCGGATGGACACGTCGTCCCGGTAGAAGGAGATGTCGAGCGTGCCGACCGGCACCTCCAGCCCCTCGATCTCCCGGATCCTCTTGGCGAGCGCGGCGGCCAGCGCCGAGCCCCGCGTCACGATGCCCGCGAGCGCGACGTTCGCGCCCCCCTTGTTCGCCTCCAGGATCTCGTGCGCGATGCGCGTCACCGCCCGGGCGACCGCCTGCCCGTCCATGACGACGGCCTTGGCGCGCTGCTCCTCGGCCACCTCGGCTCCTTCCCCGCGATGAGCCCGGTTCCCGGGCCGGAGACGAGAACGCCTCCTGCCGAGGGCGGCAAGGAGGCACTTCGCGTGAAGCTCGCCGACGAGGACCGGCGACGCTCGCTATGTGGCTGCGCCTTGCCGGCCTCACGGGACCGGGCTTAAAGGTCGGACCGACTCTAGCAGCCAGAGGCGCCTCGCACAAGCGGCACCGAGACGACCGGTCGACGGCACGGCGCGGGCGCTCCGAGGACCCGGCGCGAACCTCCGGCGGCGCACCGCCGCCTCGTCGCACTCCAGCATCGCACGAGCGGGTACAATGCAGATACCAGCAAATGACTACCGGCGGACCCCCCGCCCCCTGGAGGTCCCGATGAGAACCCGCCCGGCCCTGGCGACCCTGGCCGCCCTCACCCTGGCTCTCGCGCTGACCGCAGGCTGCGGCCCGCGGGACGCGGGGAACGGGACCGATCGCGGATCCGACGGCACGACGCCCTCCGCGGACGCTACGCCCGCGGCCGACGGCGAGGACGCGGCGGGGCGGGGCACGC
Encoded here:
- the pyrR gene encoding bifunctional pyr operon transcriptional regulator/uracil phosphoribosyltransferase PyrR — encoded protein: MAEEQRAKAVVMDGQAVARAVTRIAHEILEANKGGANVALAGIVTRGSALAAALAKRIREIEGLEVPVGTLDISFYRDDVSIRRNPEVRRTDIPFDVEGRDVVLVDDVLFTGRTIRAAMDAIMDYGRPDSVQLAVLVDRGHRELPIRADYVGKNVPTSRRERVRVYLEAVDGRDAVEILEAEGGAGASTAAGEAPSASSGKSSAGGEA